The Ochrobactrum sp. BTU1 genome includes a region encoding these proteins:
- a CDS encoding AAA family ATPase, translated as MFLESLTIRNFRCYGDVSTKLSLKAGTNAFVGNNGAGKTAALEALKRLFSSAAVDRQIKRSDVHFGLGEDAVGLQEREIVIDAIFGFEESEGVSAVFNDLFFNAADQSLKVRILLEGLYVRSESLEDNIEVKIYSVNTTDAVPFGPDDERKTPLRGRPTQYAEVIYIPAHRDSRGVSQYALKNVLQRLEWSADWTEATKEKSLEFAKELEQNLNGTDAVTEVTTRLHGFWSALHDGHYDASPKISVVAVEFEKLIRELTLKFDKSPGGGMRQLGELSEGQMSLLYFALSATLHNLVWEMQKSLPNPLKGFKAADFAHPPLTIFALEEPENHLSPFYLPRLMKLLDTLNSSGSAQSIVTSHATSILSRVNPRHVLYFRNCPSTLCSSAMSLPLPPAKSEEDKFIQQVILANPEIYFAKLVIIGEGDTERIVIPKMAEALGTSLDPSFIAYVSIGGRHAQHLWRLLNGLSIPHITLLDLDFGRHGGGMGRIKNAVQWLTNLGPAFVPKLVGGTNAVAAALPDNTVLTGKFVPWTHWLRTRNIYYSSPLDLDMMMLKSFPKAYQPNVAFDATKATSKTVKTKLKKSVFGDKGKGNTELKKAKLSFTDEDLYNYKSLFKSASKPGSHLTAFGKLDNETLGRDCPEPLKALIQRAQKLIAPPQNEEL; from the coding sequence GTGTTCCTCGAGAGCCTTACAATCCGTAATTTCCGTTGCTACGGCGATGTATCCACGAAACTTTCGCTGAAGGCCGGGACCAATGCCTTCGTGGGCAATAACGGTGCCGGGAAGACCGCTGCTCTCGAAGCCCTGAAGCGGTTGTTTTCTTCTGCGGCTGTGGATCGCCAAATCAAACGTTCCGACGTGCACTTCGGCCTGGGCGAAGATGCGGTGGGGCTTCAGGAGCGGGAAATCGTGATCGATGCAATTTTCGGCTTCGAGGAAAGCGAGGGGGTTTCCGCAGTCTTCAACGACTTATTTTTCAATGCGGCCGACCAGTCCCTAAAGGTCCGCATCCTGCTAGAGGGCCTGTATGTACGCTCCGAGTCTCTCGAAGATAACATTGAAGTCAAGATATACTCGGTAAACACTACGGACGCCGTGCCATTCGGACCTGACGATGAACGGAAGACACCGCTAAGAGGACGCCCGACGCAATATGCTGAAGTCATATACATTCCCGCGCACCGGGACTCTCGAGGTGTAAGTCAGTATGCGCTGAAGAACGTCCTTCAGCGCCTTGAATGGTCTGCGGATTGGACAGAGGCCACGAAGGAAAAGTCATTAGAGTTCGCCAAGGAACTTGAGCAAAATCTAAATGGCACGGATGCGGTCACCGAAGTGACAACGAGGCTCCATGGCTTCTGGTCCGCGTTGCACGACGGGCACTACGATGCTTCGCCTAAAATTAGCGTTGTAGCGGTGGAATTTGAAAAGCTAATCCGGGAGCTGACCCTCAAATTCGATAAGTCGCCGGGCGGGGGCATGCGTCAGCTCGGTGAGTTGAGTGAGGGGCAGATGTCGCTCCTCTACTTCGCCTTGTCGGCAACGCTGCATAATCTCGTATGGGAGATGCAGAAGTCGCTACCCAATCCTCTGAAGGGGTTCAAGGCAGCCGACTTTGCTCACCCGCCTCTCACGATTTTCGCGTTAGAAGAGCCTGAAAACCACCTATCTCCATTCTATCTGCCTCGGTTGATGAAACTGTTAGATACGCTGAATTCAAGCGGTTCAGCGCAGTCTATCGTCACAAGCCATGCGACGAGTATTTTGTCCCGCGTAAATCCGCGCCACGTCTTATACTTCCGGAACTGCCCGTCGACGCTGTGCTCGTCGGCGATGTCCCTGCCGCTGCCGCCCGCGAAGTCCGAGGAAGACAAATTCATCCAACAGGTGATTTTGGCGAATCCCGAAATATACTTCGCCAAGCTCGTCATTATTGGTGAAGGCGACACGGAGCGCATTGTAATTCCCAAGATGGCCGAAGCTCTAGGCACAAGCCTTGATCCTTCCTTCATCGCCTATGTCTCGATCGGTGGCCGGCATGCGCAACATTTGTGGCGTCTGCTAAACGGGCTTTCTATTCCGCATATCACACTATTAGACTTGGATTTCGGAAGACATGGCGGCGGAATGGGCCGGATCAAGAACGCGGTGCAGTGGCTCACCAATCTTGGCCCAGCATTTGTTCCTAAGCTCGTTGGAGGCACTAATGCCGTGGCTGCCGCACTGCCTGATAACACCGTGCTCACTGGGAAATTTGTCCCTTGGACGCACTGGTTGAGAACCAGAAACATCTACTACTCGTCGCCCCTTGACCTCGACATGATGATGCTGAAGTCTTTCCCAAAGGCTTATCAACCTAATGTGGCGTTCGACGCCACAAAGGCGACGTCAAAGACGGTGAAGACGAAATTGAAAAAGTCGGTGTTCGGTGACAAGGGAAAGGGGAACACTGAACTGAAAAAGGCTAAGCTCTCCTTCACTGACGAAGACCTTTATAACTACAAATCCTTGTTCAAGTCTGCCTCGAAACCCGGGTCGCATCTCACTGCATTCGGAAAGCTCGACAACGAGACACTGGGTCGGGACTGCCCGGAACCGCTGAAGGCACTTATCCAGCGCGCACAGAAATTAATCGCACCTCCGCAGAACGAGGAACTATAG
- a CDS encoding ATP-dependent helicase, translating to MFVNPERWKPSAGISLEGTALEVVKSRKSMSVLAGPGAGKTELLAQRAAFLLNTGLCPPPKRILAIAFKVDAARNLHERVQQRSDQDTSRRFESLTLHAFAKRTLDQFREALEPSLRPSSDYKIIFPNRDSWLAFQSAHRGDYPELQGLNANQIARIVSGLPDAHGNDGSPDDVVRRLWWSECLTSVPSVLSFDMVMHLASHIVRSRPIIRDAIAATYTHVFLDEFQDVTADQYDLVRTIFLKSATVITAVGDTNQAIMGWAGARPGIFSKFANDFYAENRKLQFNFRSNARIVALINDLSSLFADEDPVPTESARSEEGYPSDAVEAWLFPTRDAEGQELARFVKESLSQNPALAAHDFVVLTRLRADNVETRLAPYFAEEGLRLRNDARMIGPISIQDLVKEPVFQFLSAILKMVHGVREGSPFQISRDMLVGLEGIDLSTDRGTARSLRLVQDLVADAGAFTREKHPADASFVEFTHIVLPDARREQFCRTYRDYQNREYLDSIIEASAAFFAECGDGTQTWRTFIENVAGHGAVKIMTIHKSKGLEYHTVVFTEFNDDAFWNNNDDVNVFFVALSRARERIRFSLTRDSRGHRNVEKFLKALIDSGVEFRERE from the coding sequence ATGTTCGTAAATCCCGAGCGCTGGAAGCCGTCGGCGGGCATCTCTCTTGAGGGTACGGCACTTGAGGTCGTGAAATCGCGTAAATCAATGTCAGTCCTCGCTGGGCCTGGCGCAGGCAAGACTGAGCTTCTGGCGCAGCGCGCCGCCTTCCTTCTCAATACGGGACTATGCCCTCCACCGAAGCGAATCCTCGCCATTGCCTTTAAAGTAGACGCAGCCCGCAATTTGCACGAACGCGTTCAGCAGCGATCGGACCAGGATACTTCGCGGCGGTTCGAGTCCCTGACGTTGCATGCCTTCGCCAAACGAACCCTCGATCAGTTCAGAGAGGCACTTGAGCCATCGTTGCGACCTTCCTCTGATTACAAGATAATCTTTCCAAACAGAGATAGTTGGCTGGCCTTTCAAAGCGCGCATCGGGGCGACTATCCAGAACTCCAAGGTCTCAACGCCAATCAGATAGCCCGCATTGTCAGCGGGTTGCCCGACGCCCATGGCAATGATGGGAGCCCAGACGACGTAGTTCGTAGACTCTGGTGGAGTGAGTGCCTCACGAGCGTTCCCTCAGTATTGTCGTTCGATATGGTAATGCATCTAGCTTCGCATATCGTCAGATCGCGGCCGATCATCCGGGATGCCATCGCGGCTACCTATACCCACGTCTTCCTGGATGAGTTCCAGGACGTGACGGCTGATCAATACGACCTGGTTCGAACGATATTCCTGAAGAGCGCTACCGTTATTACGGCGGTAGGCGATACCAACCAGGCGATTATGGGATGGGCAGGTGCTCGGCCCGGCATCTTTTCGAAGTTCGCGAACGACTTCTATGCTGAAAATCGGAAGCTTCAATTCAATTTCAGATCGAACGCCAGGATCGTCGCTCTCATAAATGATCTATCGTCCCTTTTCGCCGATGAAGACCCGGTTCCGACGGAAAGCGCACGCAGTGAAGAGGGATATCCTAGTGATGCCGTCGAGGCGTGGCTGTTTCCGACCCGCGACGCAGAAGGGCAAGAGCTCGCTCGATTCGTGAAAGAGTCGTTGTCACAAAACCCAGCCCTGGCGGCACATGATTTCGTAGTATTAACACGCCTTCGAGCAGACAATGTGGAAACGCGTCTTGCGCCATATTTCGCAGAGGAAGGTCTACGCCTACGCAACGACGCTAGAATGATCGGCCCGATTAGCATTCAAGACCTTGTAAAGGAGCCAGTATTCCAATTCCTGTCGGCTATTCTAAAAATGGTGCACGGTGTCAGGGAAGGAAGCCCCTTTCAAATCTCTCGTGACATGCTCGTCGGCTTGGAGGGCATTGACCTATCAACGGATAGAGGCACCGCCAGAAGTCTGCGTCTGGTTCAGGACCTCGTCGCTGACGCTGGTGCGTTCACGAGGGAAAAACATCCGGCAGACGCCTCGTTCGTCGAATTCACACACATTGTGCTTCCGGATGCACGCCGTGAGCAGTTCTGTCGCACATACAGGGATTACCAAAACCGCGAATACCTTGACTCGATTATCGAGGCATCGGCGGCTTTTTTCGCGGAATGCGGGGACGGCACACAGACATGGCGAACGTTCATTGAGAACGTCGCTGGCCACGGTGCAGTCAAAATAATGACCATCCACAAGTCAAAAGGTCTAGAATACCACACGGTTGTATTTACGGAATTCAATGACGACGCATTCTGGAACAACAATGACGACGTCAACGTGTTCTTCGTAGCGCTGTCGCGAGCACGAGAGCGGATACGCTTCTCTCTCACGCGAGATTCGCGCGGCCACAGGAACGTCGAGAAGTTTCTAAAGGCGCTTATTGATTCAGGCGTCGAATTCAGAGAGCGGGAATGA
- a CDS encoding AAA family ATPase has protein sequence MIEQAVQFQLPQPWADQVFRRERIGTINFLVGPNGSGKSRFARALRDALPNTRLLSTDRLDIGAGFRNIFGDYLAAGFQKSNFQQFKLHSEVDGWGGDAFIILEERPDIRVRVEATLSSLFNRQITMEWDSGNLLPKVSNRGAAPYRLDRDECHGIRELLVLLTQLYNDRHSYLIIDEPELNLHPQYQAFFLHEVRKVAGAPAPGSSRKGVFLVTHSPFIIDVRSIDDLKSTISFASDHSIPRSPELDDPRFSTLVSRLNVHHKQLFFSDNPIFVEGILDSQMIEAIQERRGFSIASAGSCLIDVGGCEEVNKYLIFCRSLGKKAFFFYDLDSLFLGNLRQCIRDDGTMVEFLAQLGLGQDFSRLCGELDRLLTNAIATISAAQANSDRIRALQDYIDGLRVDGQLVNKNLAKARVAVATELAWGRDEIEPILTRPVTLDIKGRLDRILGLLHEVNVFVLPGGALEHYLPSYRGPRYKLEESAKRNAVDGEIVELATGNHDGVLSERYGELHANICKLPGKPSVDVDTVLKAYLADYIHELQGVIITPPERTTEEINAHFARSGVGLGKLFQISALERLEDRRFRADITIMGDVNRIIQVSDQTNAGMRQFEMPRAAE, from the coding sequence ATGATCGAGCAGGCAGTTCAATTTCAGCTTCCACAACCCTGGGCAGACCAAGTCTTTCGACGAGAGCGAATTGGAACAATCAATTTTCTAGTTGGTCCTAACGGCAGTGGAAAGTCGCGGTTTGCGCGCGCTCTGAGAGATGCCCTCCCGAACACCCGCCTTCTAAGTACAGATCGCCTCGACATAGGTGCTGGTTTCCGCAACATTTTCGGCGACTATTTGGCCGCGGGGTTCCAAAAAAGCAATTTTCAGCAGTTTAAGCTGCACTCCGAAGTCGATGGTTGGGGCGGTGACGCATTCATTATACTCGAGGAACGTCCCGACATCCGAGTAAGGGTCGAAGCGACTCTATCAAGCCTTTTCAATCGTCAGATCACCATGGAATGGGATTCCGGCAATCTGCTTCCAAAGGTTTCTAACCGCGGTGCCGCGCCTTATCGTTTAGATCGCGACGAGTGCCACGGCATTCGTGAGCTCTTGGTCCTGCTCACGCAATTGTACAACGACCGGCACAGCTATCTGATCATCGACGAACCGGAACTAAATCTGCATCCCCAGTATCAAGCCTTCTTCCTGCACGAAGTGAGAAAGGTCGCCGGCGCGCCGGCTCCTGGGTCGTCCCGCAAGGGCGTTTTCCTGGTAACCCATTCGCCTTTCATAATAGACGTAAGGTCAATCGACGACCTGAAGTCCACAATTTCCTTTGCCTCGGACCATTCAATTCCGCGATCGCCCGAGCTTGACGATCCTCGTTTTTCCACTCTGGTTTCACGTCTGAACGTCCACCACAAGCAGCTCTTCTTCTCCGACAACCCAATCTTCGTTGAAGGCATCCTCGACAGCCAGATGATCGAGGCGATCCAAGAACGCCGGGGCTTTTCGATCGCGTCTGCAGGTAGCTGTCTGATCGACGTCGGTGGGTGCGAAGAGGTCAATAAGTATCTTATCTTCTGCAGGTCATTGGGGAAGAAGGCCTTCTTCTTCTACGATCTCGACAGTCTCTTCCTTGGCAACTTGCGCCAATGCATCCGAGATGACGGTACGATGGTCGAATTCCTCGCTCAGCTTGGCTTAGGTCAAGATTTTAGCCGATTGTGCGGCGAACTGGATCGGCTGCTCACTAACGCAATTGCGACCATCAGCGCTGCGCAGGCGAATTCAGATCGCATCCGCGCGCTCCAAGACTATATCGATGGGCTCCGTGTCGATGGTCAACTCGTGAACAAGAACCTGGCGAAGGCCCGGGTCGCCGTAGCCACAGAGCTTGCATGGGGCCGTGATGAGATCGAGCCCATTCTAACCCGCCCTGTCACGTTGGACATCAAGGGAAGGTTAGACAGAATTCTCGGACTGCTCCACGAAGTCAACGTGTTCGTCCTGCCCGGGGGAGCACTAGAACACTACCTTCCATCATACCGAGGCCCCAGGTACAAACTGGAGGAATCCGCGAAGAGAAATGCAGTGGATGGAGAAATAGTCGAGCTAGCGACAGGCAATCATGACGGCGTGCTTTCTGAGCGCTATGGCGAATTGCACGCAAACATCTGCAAGCTCCCCGGAAAGCCGTCGGTGGATGTCGATACTGTCCTGAAGGCCTACCTCGCGGATTACATACATGAACTCCAAGGCGTCATCATCACTCCTCCCGAAAGGACGACCGAAGAAATCAACGCCCATTTTGCAAGGTCAGGTGTGGGGCTCGGAAAGCTCTTTCAGATATCGGCACTTGAGAGATTGGAAGATCGTCGGTTTCGTGCCGACATAACGATTATGGGCGATGTCAATCGCATTATTCAGGTTTCGGATCAAACAAACGCCGGCATGAGGCAATTCGAAATGCCTAGAGCCGCAGAATAG
- a CDS encoding RtcB family protein, with the protein MRSRQDILGEIHARLNEEAPGAYKSIDCVVEPMVEAGMVTKVAKIKPLITVIG; encoded by the coding sequence TTGCGAAGCAGGCAAGACATCCTTGGCGAAATTCATGCCCGCCTCAATGAAGAAGCGCCAGGCGCTTATAAGTCGATAGACTGCGTGGTCGAACCGATGGTCGAGGCGGGAATGGTAACAAAAGTGGCAAAAATCAAACCCCTCATTACCGTTATAGGATGA
- a CDS encoding GNAT family N-acetyltransferase, whose translation MALKQRLHRKGFGTYLFKARLEQARHLPNIDELVLSTSQHSAGFYERLGFRVSKITPNGFGPGLDCWDMTLRWTTN comes from the coding sequence GTGGCGCTGAAACAACGGCTACATCGAAAAGGCTTTGGCACCTACTTGTTTAAAGCCAGGTTAGAGCAAGCTCGACATTTGCCAAACATAGACGAGCTAGTGCTTTCAACAAGCCAACATAGTGCTGGTTTCTATGAGAGACTAGGATTCAGGGTCTCAAAAATTACGCCCAACGGCTTTGGACCAGGTTTGGATTGTTGGGATATGACATTACGTTGGACTACAAACTGA
- a CDS encoding GNAT family N-acetyltransferase, translating into MMTNLIARPYTVSDFNGCLAIFDSNVPTFFAAGEREEFCDFLLGKSDVEGFYMVLTLSEDIIACGGLTIDAKKRQASLSWGMVGSQMHRKGFGTYLFKARLEQARHLPNIDELVLSTSQHSAGFYERLGFRVSKITPNGFGPGLDCWDMTLRWTTN; encoded by the coding sequence ATGATGACGAACTTGATTGCCCGACCTTATACTGTCAGCGATTTTAACGGCTGCCTGGCAATATTCGATAGCAATGTGCCGACCTTCTTTGCAGCAGGAGAACGCGAAGAGTTTTGCGACTTTCTGCTCGGAAAATCTGATGTGGAAGGCTTTTACATGGTGCTCACGCTTAGCGAAGACATCATTGCTTGTGGTGGATTAACTATCGATGCAAAAAAGCGTCAAGCTTCTTTATCATGGGGAATGGTAGGCTCACAGATGCATCGAAAAGGCTTTGGCACCTACTTGTTTAAAGCCAGGTTAGAGCAAGCTCGACATTTGCCAAACATAGACGAGCTAGTGCTTTCAACAAGCCAACATAGTGCTGGTTTCTATGAGAGACTAGGATTCAGGGTCTCAAAAATTACGCCCAACGGCTTTGGACCAGGTTTGGATTGTTGGGATATGACATTACGTTGGACTACAAACTGA
- a CDS encoding IS66 family transposase, whose translation MLDATDLPNDIAELKALLIAATALGLRKDDRIARLEKLVAAFKQAAFGRKSEKINPEQFDLALEDLETAIAAIHAEDEADTASTKPASRPRAINRGSLPKHLPRIDEVIEPDSLICACGGCLHCIGEDVSERLDVIPAQFRVIVTHRPKYACRACTDGVVQAPVPARLIPSGLPTEATVAHVLVSKYADHLPLYRQAQIMGRQGIDIDRSTLADWVGRAAFELRPVFDALIADLKRSNKLFMDETRAPVLEPGSGKTKTGYFWALARDDRPWSGNAPPGVAFTYAPGRSGQYAEQILQGFNGILQVDGYAGYNRLVAPDRVGPNIELAYCWAHARRKLIEITRTGSSPIAEEGVKRIGELYKIEAELRGLNPEARRAVRQTQSKPLIIDMQTWLAHHRARVSAKAPLGEALKYIAKYWDGLCLFLSDGRVELDNNSVERTIRPIALSRKNALFAGHEAGAHNWATIASLIETCKLNSVDPQKWLTTTLTAIVNGHKQSRIDELLPWNYS comes from the coding sequence ATGCTGGATGCCACTGATCTTCCCAATGATATTGCTGAGTTGAAGGCGCTTCTGATTGCAGCAACAGCGCTCGGCCTTCGTAAGGATGATCGGATTGCGCGGCTGGAGAAGCTGGTTGCAGCCTTCAAACAGGCCGCTTTTGGACGCAAGTCAGAGAAGATTAATCCTGAGCAGTTTGATCTTGCCCTGGAAGATCTGGAAACTGCCATTGCGGCGATCCATGCAGAAGATGAAGCGGATACCGCTTCCACCAAGCCTGCATCAAGGCCACGTGCCATCAATCGCGGTTCTTTGCCAAAGCACCTGCCGCGCATTGACGAAGTCATCGAGCCGGATAGTCTGATTTGCGCCTGCGGTGGTTGTCTGCATTGCATTGGCGAAGATGTTTCTGAACGACTGGATGTGATCCCTGCGCAGTTTCGTGTCATTGTCACGCATCGTCCAAAATATGCATGCCGCGCCTGTACGGATGGTGTTGTGCAAGCACCCGTTCCAGCGCGACTGATCCCGTCAGGCTTGCCGACAGAAGCAACAGTCGCGCATGTGCTGGTTTCCAAATATGCCGACCATCTTCCTCTTTATCGCCAGGCCCAGATTATGGGCCGTCAAGGCATCGACATAGATCGCTCGACACTGGCTGACTGGGTGGGACGGGCAGCCTTTGAGCTGCGCCCTGTCTTTGATGCGCTCATTGCTGATCTGAAGCGATCGAACAAACTCTTCATGGATGAGACGCGTGCACCGGTTCTTGAACCCGGATCAGGAAAGACCAAAACAGGATATTTTTGGGCTTTGGCGCGGGATGACCGACCATGGAGTGGCAATGCACCGCCCGGTGTCGCCTTCACTTATGCTCCGGGACGATCTGGTCAATATGCCGAACAGATATTGCAGGGCTTCAACGGCATCCTGCAAGTGGATGGCTATGCGGGCTACAATCGGTTGGTCGCGCCAGATCGTGTTGGTCCGAATATAGAATTGGCTTATTGCTGGGCTCATGCGCGTCGCAAGCTTATTGAGATCACGCGCACAGGCTCGTCCCCGATTGCTGAAGAGGGTGTAAAGCGAATCGGCGAACTCTATAAGATTGAGGCTGAATTGCGTGGTCTCAATCCAGAAGCGCGGCGCGCGGTTCGTCAGACACAATCAAAGCCGCTGATCATCGATATGCAAACATGGCTTGCGCATCACCGCGCACGCGTGTCGGCAAAAGCTCCGTTGGGGGAAGCGTTGAAATACATCGCCAAATATTGGGATGGCTTGTGTCTGTTCCTGTCTGACGGCCGCGTCGAGCTGGATAACAACAGCGTCGAAAGAACAATCCGGCCAATTGCATTGAGCAGAAAAAATGCATTATTCGCAGGTCATGAAGCAGGCGCTCATAATTGGGCTACAATCGCGTCACTGATTGAGACGTGCAAACTCAATTCAGTCGATCCGCAGAAATGGCTTACCACTACGCTCACTGCAATCGTCAATGGCCATAAGCAGAGCCGAATTGATGAATTACTGCCGTGGAATTACTCATGA
- the tnpB gene encoding IS66 family insertion sequence element accessory protein TnpB (TnpB, as the term is used for proteins encoded by IS66 family insertion elements, is considered an accessory protein, since TnpC, encoded by a neighboring gene, is a DDE family transposase.) translates to MIFPANRVRIIVATKPVDFRKGHDGLAALVKNELRKDPFTGTVFVFRSRKADRLKLIYWDGTGMVLAYKRLEAHTFSWPEIRDGLMSLNHAQFEALFAGLDWRRVRAVEVRAPITVE, encoded by the coding sequence ATGATCTTCCCTGCCAATCGGGTGCGGATCATCGTGGCGACAAAACCTGTCGATTTCCGTAAAGGCCATGACGGGCTTGCTGCGTTGGTGAAGAACGAACTGCGCAAGGATCCATTTACGGGAACTGTATTTGTCTTTCGCTCGCGCAAGGCCGATCGGCTAAAACTGATCTACTGGGATGGCACAGGTATGGTTCTGGCCTATAAGCGTTTGGAAGCTCATACGTTCAGCTGGCCAGAGATCCGAGATGGGCTGATGTCGTTGAACCACGCACAGTTTGAAGCTTTGTTCGCAGGGCTTGACTGGCGACGCGTGCGCGCAGTGGAAGTGAGAGCGCCGATTACGGTTGAATAG
- a CDS encoding transposase: MEPRMEFLSTDQSERDSHRQWPADLKARIVSESLRPGVTVQEVADRHGVRANYLSSWRTLARQGKLVLPPPQDDTEFAAIIVAEPAIEPVATPASRVEIFSGAVIIRLEEGASASRIAAVASALAALI, from the coding sequence ATGGAGCCTCGAATGGAGTTTCTCTCAACGGATCAGAGTGAGCGTGACAGCCATCGTCAGTGGCCAGCTGATTTAAAAGCCCGGATTGTTTCGGAAAGCTTGCGCCCTGGCGTGACGGTGCAGGAAGTTGCCGATCGCCATGGCGTGCGTGCCAATTACTTGTCTTCATGGCGCACGCTGGCACGTCAGGGCAAGCTTGTGCTGCCTCCGCCCCAAGATGATACGGAATTTGCAGCAATCATAGTAGCTGAGCCTGCAATTGAACCGGTGGCAACACCAGCTTCGCGCGTTGAGATATTCAGCGGAGCCGTGATCATTCGGCTGGAAGAAGGTGCGTCGGCTTCCCGGATTGCAGCTGTTGCAAGCGCGCTTGCGGCTCTCATATGA
- a CDS encoding RtcB family protein, with the protein MNTIPICRTSNLAGHEIRSVVAHDEPERSFARSLADLASALPSQEDFARKNSSLHAVVTTPDFHPGKPVPVGVIADIEGAVLPHMIGSDIGCGMRMIVLEGVTADQLSTPDLEHHLRHVFFQGGRDIALTGMDRHAILRDGLPGLLDCLRKSSTGLLSKLDIWRTWSDLERHSDNGVFSCEDIDPDFADYAKIDGDHRRDAILGTIGGGNHFVELGYVDHIVDGAFARVAGLKAGSVVLVIHSGSLDFGQRIGTATKERAKLGSNVGDDWRIISRETQSQLYRRYLNGHANAVNAAFANRFFIELAAVEAVARTLGHEIGHHLVYDAPHNTVWASGEIVRHRKGACPAKGVGSMDASPYEWFGEPVILPGSMGDGTWLLAGCGAVGFLESAAHGAGRRLSRQEARSRAHTSNDLRVVGPIDRNRCSDPTFSLILCSVIES; encoded by the coding sequence ATGAACACAATACCCATCTGTCGCACCAGCAACCTTGCTGGTCATGAAATTCGGTCGGTCGTAGCTCACGACGAACCGGAACGCAGCTTTGCGCGATCACTTGCGGATCTTGCGAGTGCTTTGCCCTCGCAGGAAGACTTCGCTCGAAAGAATTCCTCGCTTCATGCTGTCGTAACAACTCCCGACTTCCATCCTGGAAAGCCGGTCCCAGTCGGCGTAATCGCGGACATTGAAGGCGCTGTACTGCCGCATATGATCGGCTCCGACATAGGCTGCGGGATGCGCATGATTGTCCTTGAAGGCGTCACAGCGGATCAATTATCAACACCAGATCTCGAACATCACCTTCGACATGTCTTCTTCCAGGGCGGGAGAGACATCGCTTTGACTGGAATGGATCGGCACGCAATTTTACGCGATGGACTGCCGGGCCTCCTAGACTGTCTTCGCAAGTCAAGCACGGGACTTCTTTCGAAGCTCGATATTTGGCGAACATGGTCGGATCTCGAACGCCATTCGGACAACGGCGTCTTCTCATGTGAAGATATCGATCCCGATTTCGCCGACTACGCTAAAATTGATGGCGATCACCGCCGCGATGCCATTCTCGGCACCATCGGAGGTGGAAACCATTTTGTTGAACTGGGCTACGTCGATCATATTGTCGACGGCGCATTTGCCCGGGTCGCCGGACTAAAGGCTGGGTCGGTCGTTCTTGTCATTCATTCAGGTTCTCTCGACTTTGGACAGCGAATAGGTACGGCCACAAAGGAAAGAGCAAAGCTCGGTTCGAACGTTGGTGATGACTGGCGGATCATCTCGCGAGAGACGCAATCGCAACTCTATCGACGGTACTTGAATGGCCACGCAAATGCTGTGAACGCCGCGTTTGCCAACCGTTTCTTTATCGAACTGGCAGCCGTAGAAGCCGTAGCGCGCACATTGGGACACGAAATAGGCCATCATCTTGTTTATGATGCTCCCCACAACACCGTCTGGGCAAGTGGGGAAATCGTGCGCCACCGAAAGGGCGCTTGCCCAGCCAAAGGTGTCGGTTCGATGGATGCCAGCCCGTATGAGTGGTTCGGTGAGCCGGTCATTCTTCCAGGATCAATGGGGGACGGCACATGGCTTCTCGCCGGATGCGGGGCAGTCGGCTTTTTGGAATCGGCTGCACATGGAGCGGGACGCAGACTGTCACGGCAGGAAGCGCGGTCGAGGGCGCATACCAGCAACGATTTGCGTGTGGTGGGACCGATCGATCGTAACCGGTGTTCTGACCCCACGTTCTCTTTGATTTTGTGTTCTGTCATTGAGAGTTAG